One segment of Brassica napus cultivar Da-Ae chromosome C3, Da-Ae, whole genome shotgun sequence DNA contains the following:
- the LOC106436240 gene encoding protein SYM1 has protein sequence MASLCGSTTTTIILSVKFPQSIRTHTQSLRLNRLKTQKQRITERRSLIVVRSITEDREAIDVKKSDTFDPQEEPNAEEIDRDTDRLMSRGINAAIVLAAGTVAVTKLLSIDHDYWHGWTLYEILRYAPEHNWVAYEQILKTNPVLAKMAISGVVYSLGDWIAQCYEGKPLFEFDRTRVLRSGLVGFTLHGSLSHYYYQFCEALFPFQDWWVVPAKVAFDQTVWSAIWNTIYYTVLGLLRFQSPDKIFGEIKTTFWPMITAGWKLWPLAHLVTYGVIPVDQRLLWVDCIELIWVTILSTYSNEKAEAQTMGETNSSSTED, from the exons ATGGCATCTCTATGCggctccaccaccaccaccataatCCTCTCCGTGAAGTTTCCTCAATCGATCAGAACCCATACCCAATCCCTCAGACTAAACCGTTTAAAGACTCAGAAACAGAGGATTACAGAGCGAAGAAGCTTGATCGTTGTTAGATCAATCACTGAAGACAGAGAAGCAATCGATGTGAAGAAGAGTGACACCTTCGATCCACAAGAAGAACCAAATGCAGAAGAAATAGACAGAGACACCGATCGGCTGATGAGCCGTGGAATCAACGCAGCCATAGTTCTCGCCGCCGGCACCGTTGCCGTCACCAAGCTTCTCTCCATCGATCATGACTATTGGCAT GGTTGGACTCTCTACGAGATACTTAGATACGCACCTGAACACAACTGGGTTGCGTATGAGCAAATCCTCAAAACAAACCCTGTTTTAGCGAAGATGGCCATCAGCGGAGTTGTGTATTCTCTAGGAGATTGGATTGCACAA TGTTACGAAGGAAAGCCTCTGTTTGAGTTTGATAGAACTCGTGTTCTTAGATCAGGTCTTGTTGGTTTCACTCTCCATGGTTCGCTCTCTCATTATTACTACCAATTCTGCGAg GCTCTGTTTCCTTTCCAAGATTGGTGGGTTGTCCCTGCAAAAGTTGCCTTTGATCAAACCGTGTGGTCAGCGATTTGGAACACTATCTACTATACTGTTTTAGGGCTGTTGCGTTTCCAGTCCCCAGATAAGATTTTCGGCGAAATAAAGACCACGTTTTGGCCAATGATCACT GCAGGGTGGAAGCTTTGGCCATTGGCTCACTTGGTTACATATGGTGTAATTCCGGTAGACCAAAGGCTTCTTTGGGTGGATTGTATTGAACTCATTTGGGTTACTATACTGTCGAC TTACTCAAATGAAAAAGCAGAGGCGCAAACTATGGGGGAAACAAACTCCAGCAGTACTGAG GACTAG
- the LOC106436231 gene encoding uncharacterized protein LOC106436231, translated as MVFGKGSMKKSNLDRFLHCTTPVVPPQSLPKTEIRSLNMIWHHLERENVEYFRLSDLWDCYDEWSAYGAGVPIRLTNGESLVQYYVPYLSAIQIFTSRSSLIHLREESEDGESSFSDSYSEESESDKLSRSAASDEGLEHDALLHPNDRLGYLYMQHFERSAPYARVPLMDKINELAQRYPGLMSLRSVDLSPASWMAVAWYPIYHIPMGRTIKDLSTCFLTYHTLSSSFQDMEPEENGGEKERTRKEGEGVTLLPFGLATYKMQGNVWLSENDQGQDQERVISLLSVADSWLKQLRVQHHDFNYFSRMAHRG; from the exons ATGGTGTTTGGAAAAGGGTCAATGAAAAAATCGAACCTTGACAGGTTCCTTCATTGCACAACACCTGTAGTGCCACCCCAATCTCTCCCCAAG ACAGAGATTAGGAGTTTGAATATGATTTGGCATcacttagagagagaaaatgtagAGTATTTCAGATTGAGTGATCTATGGGATTGCTACGATGAATGGAGCGCTTATGGAGCTGGTGTTCCCATTCGCCTCACTAATGGAGAATCTCTTGTTCAATACTATGTTCCTTACCTCTCTGCTATCCAGATCTTCACCTCTCGTTCTTCCTTGATCCACTTAAG GGAAGAGTCTGAAGATGGGGAAAGCTCGTTTAGTGACTCATATAGTGAGGAGAGTGAGAGTGATAAGCTTTCAAGAAGTGCTGCTTCTGATGAAGGACTTGAGCATGACGCTCTTTTGCATCCCAATGATCGTTTGGGCTATCTTTATATGCAACACTTTGAGAGATCAGCTCCTTATGCTCGCGTTCCTCTCATGGATAAG ATCAATGAGTTGGCTCAAAGGTACCCTGGATTGATGTCGCTGAGAAGCGTAGATCTTTCCCCGGCAAGTTGGATGGCTGTAGCGTGGTACCCTATTTACCATATACCAATGGGAAGAACCATCAAAGATTTGTCTACTTGTTTCCTCACTTATCAcactctttcatcttctttccaAG ATATGGAGCCAGAAGAAAATGGTGGGGAGAAGGAGAGGACTCGGAAGGAAGGAGAAGGTGTAACTTTGCTTCCTTTCGGGTTAGCCACTTACAAGATGCAAGGAAATGTTTGGCTCTCGGAAAATGATCAAGGTCAAGATCAAGAGCGAGTTATATCTCTTCTTAGTGTTGCTGATTCTTGGCTGAAACAGCTAAGAGTCCAACACCATGACTTCAACTACTTCTCAAGAATGGCTCACCGTGGCTAA
- the LOC106436234 gene encoding protein STABILIZED1-like, with translation MVFLSIPNGTTLSIDVNPNTTTISAFEQLVHRRTNVPQPLLRYSIRAQNPSRVFHDSLLLSDLGVCRFSTVIIHVPLLGGDEGALPPRFPEEPVIWITVARLEEADGHTAMVWNTIEMCVETLQRGGVVIDRECWINAARVCERGRYVVTCKAIIKNFIGIGVDEEDRKRTWLADAEMSKKRGFIETARAIYEHSLTVFLNKKSIWLKAALLEKSHGSRASLDAFLRKAVTNVPQAEILWLMGAKEKLLAGEVTAGRAILQEACGVIPNSAEIWLAAFKLEYENKEMERARMLLAKARERVESERVWMKSAIVERELGNVEEERRLIDEGLKQFPTFFKLWLMLVQLEERFNNLEQAKKACESGLKHCPNCIPLWISYANLEERVNELNKAREILITARKKNPYVADLWLAAVRVELRHDNRGEAENLLSKALQECPKSGILLAADIEMATRSQRKTKSMDAMKKCFRDPHVTAAVAKLFWQEKKVEKARGWLKRAVTLNQDIGDHWALYYKFELQHGTEVRQKAILAKCLAREPKRGEKRQAISKAVENAHQPTEVILNKVFIALSKEEKAT, from the coding sequence ATGGTGTTTCTCTCGATCCCCAATGGAAcgactctgtcgatcgacgtaaaCCCTAACACAACCACCATCTCCGCCTTCGAACAACTTGTTCACCGACGTACCAACGTTCCTCAGCCTCTCCTTCGCTACTCGATCCGTGCGCAAAACCCTAGCCGTGTGTTCCACGACTCCCTCCTTTTATCCGATCTTGGTGTCTGTCGTTTCTCTACTGTGATTATCCACGTCCCTCTTTTGGGTGGGGACGAGGGAGCGCTTCCGCCGCGGTTCCCCGAGGAACCAGTTATTTGGATCACCGTTGCTAGGCTCGAGGAAGCTGATGGGCACACGGCTATGGTGTGGAACACTATTGAGATGTGTGTAGAGACTCTTCAGAGAGGTGGTGTTGTTATTGACAGAGAATGTTGGATCAATGCGGCTAGGGTTTGTGAGAGAGGTAGGTATGTCGTAACGTGCAAGGCAATCATCAAGAACTTTATCGGTATTGGAGTTGATGAGGAGGATAGAAAGAGAACTTGGCTTGCTGATGCGGAGATGAGCAAGAAGAGAGGTTTCATTGAGACGGCAAGAGCGATATATGAACATTCTCTTACTGTCTTCTTGAACAAGAAAAGTATATGGCTTAAAGCTGCTCTTCTTGAGAAGAGCCATGGGAGTAGGGCATCTCTTGATGCCTTTTTGCGCAAGGCAGTGACAAATGTCCCTCAGGCTGAGATTCTCTGGCTCATGGGTGCTAAAGAGAAGTTGCTTGCTGGAGAGGTTACAGCCGGCCGCGCTATTCTCCAAGAGGCTTGTGGTGTGATTCCAAACTCTGCGGAAATCTGGCTTGCTGCTTTCAAGCTGGAGTATGAGAACAAGGAGATGGAACGGGCGAGGATGCTTCTTGCAAAAGCAAGGGAAAGAGTAGAGAGTGAGAGGGTCTGGATGAAATCAGCCATTGTTGAGAGAGAGCTTGGCAACGTAGAGGAGGAGAGGAGATTGATTGATGAAGGGTTGAAGCAGTTCCCAACATTCTTCAAGCTTTGGTTGATGCTTGTGCAGCTAGAGGAACGGTTTAATAATCTGGAACAGGCCAAGAAAGCTTGTGAATCTGGTTTGAAGCACTGTCCTAACTGCATACCACTGTGGATCTCATACGCCAATCTTGAAGAGAGAGTGAATGAGCTGAACAAAGCTCGTGAGATTCTCATCACGGCAAGGAAGAAGAATCCTTATGTGGCAGACCTATGGTTAGCTGCTGTTCGAGTTGAACTGAGGCATGACAACAGGGGAGAAGCAGAGAACTTGTTGTCAAAGGCTCTTCAAGAGTGTCCCAAGAGTGGTATCCTCTTGGCTGCGGACATTGAGATGGCGACACGTTCTCAACGTAAAACAAAGAGTATGGATGCTATGAAGAAGTGTTTTCGTGACCCGCATGTCACTGCAGCTGTCGCCAAGCTCTTCTGGCAAGAAAAGAAGGTGGAGAAAGCTAGAGGGTGGTTAAAACGGGCTGTGACCTTGAACCAAGACATTGGCGATCACTGGGCCTTGTATTACAAATTTGAACTTCAACATGGAACTGAAGTGAGGCAGAAGGCGATCCTTGCCAAATGTTTAGCTCGTGAGCCGAAGCGTGGTGAGAAGAGGCAAGCTATCTCTAAAGCAGTGGAGAATGCACACCAGCCTACCGAGGTGATCTTGAATAAAGTCTTCATTGCATTGAGCAAGGAAGAGAAAGCTACTTGA